DNA from Deltaproteobacteria bacterium:
AACCGACGGGGCCGCCGCAGGGTCGGTGCCCGCGCCCAGGGTGACGGAGTCACCGGCGGCTCCGACGGTCACGGTGATCGTCGTGCTCACGTTGCCCTTGGTGCCGCCCACGTTGTGGCCGATCCCGAGGACCGTCACCTGGTAGTCCCCCGGTGTCGCTCCTCCGGGGACGGTGACGATGAGGTCGCTGCCCATGGCGTTCGCGGTCCCGTCGAGATCACCGGCGCCCGCGTTGTCGAAGGCCGCGTTCCGGTTGCCCGAGTCCCAGCCGGTGGTGTCGAAGTTGATGGTGTAGCCCTGGGGCGAGCTGGGCCACTCGCTGGCCGTGCTGTAGCCGTTGCCCGTGGCCCAGCCCGCGGGGACGCCGGAGGTGGCATCCCAGGTGGTGCTCCAGCCGGGGATGGCCGGGCTGTTGCTGGTGCCGGTGGCGACGGTCCAGCCCGTGGGCACCGCGACCTCGAGGCCGAGCACCCCGGCGCCGGCGATGTTCAGGATCTTGTAGTCGATCTCGAAGCTGCCGCCCGGTGCGACCGAGGCCAGGGTGGTCAC
Protein-coding regions in this window:
- a CDS encoding filamentous hemagglutinin, which translates into the protein MHCRAPAVLIVSIGLFVSALILPRAAYAWPTKYTSCSSCHAATEPTASVTTAVDGIVTTLASVAPGGSFEIDYKILNIAGAGVLGLEVAVPTGWTVATGTSNSPAIPGWSTTWDATSGVPAGWATGNGYSTASEWPSSPQGYTINFDTTGWDSGNRNAAFDNAGAGDLDGTANAMGSDLIVTVPGGATPGDYQVTVLGIGHNVGGTKGNVSTTITVTVGAAGDSVTLGAGTDPAAAPSV